The following are from one region of the Syngnathus acus chromosome 10, fSynAcu1.2, whole genome shotgun sequence genome:
- the LOC119128228 gene encoding transmembrane protein 88-like, protein MSMTGTLEKGAHHQVLDLSEELPPHHHPHSNHQTLASTPAVAGGGRETPSRVVVPPPYSAAEGGAGGETPLELRGSLDCWACSVLVTAQNLVIAAVNACLAALVFGSVLTPAIVMVFFGFLCHSTVRPHGTSMYCSDLLTDGGCVALLVVGFLLVTPLLVLALAAYCRLARHLQLGLCFIPYSRAVYKNLPASQHRGLGGCCGGRDGAGGGGKGKVWV, encoded by the exons ATGAGTATGACTGGCACGCTGGAGAAGGGGGCGCACCATCAGGTCCTGGATCTTTCTGAGGAGCTGCCACCTCACCATCACCCTCACAGCAACCACCAGACTCTGGCCTCCACTCCTGCGGTGGCGGGAGGGGGCAGGGAGACGCCCTCGCGGGTGGTGGTGCCCCCACCTTACTCCGCAGCCGAGGGCGGGGCGGGCGGCGAGACCCCGCTGGAGCTACGGGGGTCCCTGGACTGCTGGGCCTGCTCAGTTCTGGTGACGGCTCAGAACCTTGTCATCGCCGCCGTCAATGCCTGCCTGGCCGCGCTGGTGTTTGGTAGCGTCTTGACGCCAGCCATCGTCATGGTGTTCTTCGGGTTCCTCTGCCACTCCACG GTGCGACCCCACGGGACGAGCATGTACTGCTCCGACCTGCTGACGGACGGAGGCTGCGTGGCTCTACTGGTGGTGGGCTTCCTGCTGGTGACGCCTCTGCTGGTGCTGGCCTTGGCCGCATACTGCCGCCTGGCCAGGCACCTCCAGCTGGGCCTGTGCTTCATCCCGTACAGCCGGGCCGTGTACAAGAACCTACCGGCCAGTCAGCATCGTGGACTGGGGGGTTGCTGCGGAGGCCGGGATGGGGCGGGTGGCGGGGGCAAGGGAAAGGTCTGGgtatga